From Gracilimonas sp.:
ATTAATTCCTTAAAGGCTTTTACTTCCACACCCAGTTCTTCTTGTAATTCCCGCTCTATAGTTTCCTGAATTTCTTCATCACCTTCTTGTTTGCCTCCGGGGAATTCCCAAAGTCCTCCAAGCATGGCATCTTCAGGCCTTAAAGCTATCAACAACTTTCCGTCTTCGGCTTCAATAATGCCAACGCCAATGGTGTGGTGTGGTTTCTTTTTTGCCGGAGACTTGTAGGGGATGGTATCCGTTTTTGCGGTTTTGGCAGCTACACAACCTGACTGAACCGGGCATTTATCACATTCCGGATTGGTGGGTTTACAAACTACTGACCCCAGTTCCATCATTGCCTGGTTGAAATCGGCCGGGTTATCCTCATCAATCAGTTCAGTGGCAAAATCCTGAACTTTGTTCTTTGTTTTGCTGCTGCGGATGTCCTCCTCAATCCCAAAATACCGGGTAAGTACGCGAATTACGTTTCCATCTACTACCGCATTCGGTTTGTTGAAGGCAATACTGGTAACAGCGGCAGCCGTGTATGGGCCAATTCCTTTCAGCTTGATGATTTCATCATAGCTCTCCGGTAGTTTGCCGTTATAATCCTGAACAACCGTTTTGGCAGCAGAGTGAAGGTTTCTTGCACGGCTGTAGTATCCCAATCCTTCCCAGGCTTTCAGCACTTCCTGCTGTTCAGCATTGGCCAAATCAAAAACGGTGGGAAACAGGGAAATGAAATTCTGGAAGTAAGGTGTGGCTTGATCAACCCGCGTTTGCTGGAGCATTATTTCCGATACCCAAATTTTGTAGGGATCGGCTTCACCCCGCCACGGCATTTGGCGTTTATGATCCTGGTACCAGCTTTGCAGGTGATTAGTAAAGTCGTTGTTATTCAAAAGAGAAACTGCGTTCTAATATTGTTATTCGTCGCCGCGGGTAATATTGAGCACATTCAGAGTCACATCAATGGAAGATGCAGCTCCGAGCCTGTCGGTAGCAATGACCTTAAACGTGGATTCGCCTACCTGTCGTTCGGTTGGCGTCCAGGTAAATTCCCCGGTTTTCTCGTTAATGGTAGCACCATCCGGCATATCAACACCGATGTATCTGACCAGTGAATTTTGCGGGTTTTCAGGATCAGTAGCATTAAACTGTAGCGTGTATTCTTCATTAACCGCTATAGAAGTAGAGCGAACCGGACTGAACCGGGGAGGAGCATTAAAAGAGCGCACATCTACAACAAAGCGAGTGCTGTCGGATTGCCCTTCGGAATTAGTGGCTACAATGCTGAACCAGAAATTTCCAACCTGGTTGATGGTCGGCTGCCAGAAAAAGCCCTGCTTTCGAATTTTGGCATTCTGTGCATTAGATCGATATGAAAACTCAACCTGATCTGTCGGATAATTCCCTTCCATTTCAAAAGCTAAAATAAGCGGATTTGGATAGGTTATTATCTGTTTGGGAATTGGTTTTATGCTGAATTCACCGGAAGCGGAGGTGTTGGATTCGGATGATTGCTCGCGCATCATAATTTCAGAGATATTGTCATTTTCTGAAATCCAAATTCGGTTGGCGCTGTTGGCGAGGTAATTTCCTGCACGGGTATCATCCTTCCATATGCCGAGAAGACCGGATTCATCGGTTGTCCAAACACGGCCGGATACCGTTCTCACAAAAAGCCGTCCATTCCAGCTGGAAATGTGATCAACGGACTCGTTGGTAACGCCAATTTTTTTCCCGATTCCGGTGGATCTTATCTCAAAAATCTCTCCGGTAGCAGTGCTTCCCCAAACCTGTTCCTGATCTACAAAGATGTGCTCCAAAGGCCTGCGTAACGAAATATTGGCTGAGTTTTGCAGGGTGCTATCCTGTTGATTGAAAACGAGGAGGGAAGGAGCATCGGTAAGTACAAAAAGCTGATTGCTTAGGTTGGATGAGCTTAAATCCATAACGCTTGCTCCGTTCATGAAACTCCCGGCCACAATCTCGGGATCAGAGTCCACTGTTTCCGGGGATTCCAGAGAAACACGGCCCAAACCTTCTTCTCCCAATGCTATATATAAACTGTTTTTTAAACGGGCGGCAGCTTTGGGCTGAGCGGGCAAGATGGTGGATGAATAAACCCCTAATACCGAGGTAGGTTCAAGAACGGTGAGTCTTCTCGAATCTCCGAACAGGTAAGCAAAACGGATGTCGGCCATAATGATATTTCCGCGACGCTGCATACCGGAAGAAGTATAAAGCCATTGCAGCGAATCAGGGTAGGCTCTGAATACAGCCATGCCTTCACTTTCGGATAGCACATACAAATGAGAAGGAGAAGCTTCCATCGTCTTTACATCCGGGATTTCCATCATCCGGGCATAATTCTGCACCAGTTTTTGCTGCCCCATAGCCTGCGAAATACAGATGAACACAAGTGTAAGTATCAGGGTAATCCTTGAAATAAGTTTCATATCACTATAACCAGTTATGCATTTTGTACCAGTGGATGGTTCGGGAGATTCCCTCAGCCAGCGAAACATCAGGAGTATAGTCTAAATCTTTGTGAGCTTTATCGGAGGTGCAGGTCCATTCCAATATCAGCTCATTTGCTTTCTCCTTGTTAATAACGGGATATTTTCCAATTAATGATGCCACGTTTTCTATTACACCTGCCGCTTTTTTAACCAATCCGGGTTTAATTTTGACCGGGATCGCTTTTTTGCCCATTACTTTGGAGGTGACAGCACGAATCTCGTTCCAGGAATGGGTGCCTTCCCCGGAAATAAAATAAGTATGGACGCCTGTATCTTTTTTATGAGCAGCCTGCATAATCCCGTTCACTAAATCACTAACATACACCATCGAAAGGCGGGGATTGTTCCCATCGCCTACAATCGGGCAAATACCTTTTGAGAACGCCTGGAAGAAAGAGAAAATCTGGTCTTCACGGGGTCCATATACTGCAGGCGGGCGGATGATTTTTATACTGTCCTTCCCACTCACCGCTTTATGAATACGGGCCTCCATCTCTTTCTTTGACTCCCCATACATACTCACAGGGTTCATAGGTTCCCCTTCTGTTTTGGGTGAACCGTTACTGGGACCGGCGGCAGCTAATGAGGATAAAATCATCATGTTCCTGACACCTTTTTTTTGAGCCAGGCGGACAAGATCCTCTGTGGCATCAACATTGGCGTGGGTAAATTCTTTTTTGGTGGGAGCTTTTACAATGGCTGCAATGTGAAATAATACATCAGCACCCTCAAGTCCTTTTGATAAGGCATTTAAATTTTGAAGGTCTCCCGGCACTTTTTTGAAATCAAGGCCACTCAGCCATTTCTCATCACTTCTTACCAGGCAGCGTACTTCATCGTAGTCGTCAGATTTGATTAGAGCTTCAACTAAATGGCTTCCTATAAAACCTGTTCCTCCGGTTACAAAGGCTTTCATTTATTTCCTTATATTTGGCGAATCGTTTGGAATAAAAAAGAGTTTACAGCGAGGATCATCGCAGAGCAAATAAGATACAAATCTACCCTCTGCTTTTAAATTTTTATGAAAGAATTACGAGTCGCCCTTTTTACAGGCAACTACAATCACATTAAAGACGGTGTTTCACTTACCCTGAATCGGTTGGTGAAGTTTTTGGAAGAGCAGGGGATACCGGTTTTGGTTTTCGGGCCAACGGTTAAGGAGCCTGCGCTTAATCACAACGGACGACTGGTTTCGGTGCCATCCATCCGTATGCCGGTTTCCGGGCGGGGAGAGTACCGGGTACCGATTGGGATCTCGGAAGAGGCAAAAAGGGAATTAGATGAATTTAATCCCACCCTGGTTCACATCGCAACGCCCGATCGTGCCGGATACAAGGCCTTACTTTGGGCACAGAAAAACAATGTGCAGGTAGTGGGTTCCTATCACACTCACTTCACCAGCTACTTTAAATACTATGGCCTTACGCCTATAGAATTTCTGGCGTGGAGGTATTTGAGCTGGTTCTATAATTCCTGCACACACGTGTATGTGCCTTCACAATCGATGATTGATGAATTGAAAAATCATGGTTTCGAGGATGGGATGAAAATCTGGGCCCGTGGGGTAAATACAAAACTATACTCTCCTGAAAAACGGGATATGGAATGGCGCAGAGCAGCAGGGTTTGAAGACGATGATATTGTTGTCACGTTTGTATCGCGCCTGGTGTGGGAAAAAGAGCTGGATACATTCCGGCACAGTGTACAGCAAGTGGCCTCAAAAAATCCAAAAGTAAAACCTCTTGTGGTTGGCGACGGACCTGCAATGGCCGAACTGCAGAAATTAATGCCGGAAGCCCATTACACCGGTTTTCTGGAAGGTGAAAACCTGGCAAGAGCTTATGCCAGCAGTGATGTTTTTCTATTTCCCTCCCATACCGAAACCTTCGGAAATGTTACACTGGAAGCCATGAGCAGTGGTTTGCCCTGCCTGGTTGCAGATGCCACCGGAAGTAAATCATTAGTAGAACACGGGGTAAACGGTGGCTTAGCTGAGCCGGAGAATAAAGTGGATTTCGTGAAAAAATTATCCATCATTGTTTCGGATCAAAGCCTTCGCGACAAAATGCGAAAAGCCTCCCGGGAAAAAGCACTCGAATATGAGTGGGATGAAATTAATGGTCAGCTGGTCCAAAATTATAAAGAAGCTTTAAAACTCCCGGTTCCGCAAACCTATTTATAAAGAAATTTAGTCCATGAAAATCATAGACGTCGCAGAGTTTTATACAGATCAGGGTGGAGGGGTGAAAACCTACATCAATCAGAAGCTGCAAGCCGGAAAAAAGCATGGCCATGATATTGTAATTGTAGCTCCCGGCGAAGACTGGGGTGAAGAAGAGCGCTATGGCGGGAGGGTGATTTGGGTGAAAGGCCCGCGACTGCCGGTAGATTGGCGCTACTACATTCTATGGAGAGAAAAAGCCGTGCATGAAATTCTGGATCGTGAAAAGCCCGATGTAGTTGAAGGTTCTTCGCCGTGGACCGGTGGCTGGTTTGCCGGGCGCTGGAAAGGTGATGCTGTGAAGACCTTCATTTTTCATCAGGATCCGGTTGCGGCTTACCCTCATACTATATTTGGGAATATACTTGGTTTTGACCGTGTTGATAAGCTCTTCGGATTCTACTGGAAATACCTGCAAAGGCTTAGTAGTAATTTTGATGCCACCATTGTAAGTGGAGAATGGCTGGGCGAGCGGATTGACAATTATGGAGTGAACAACCCCATTCCGGTTCCATTTGGAATAGATAAAGACTTCTTCTCACCAAGCCGAAGAGATCCCGAGCTTCGGAAAAAACTGTTATCCGATTTCGGGTTACCGGAAACCGCAAAGTTGATGATTGCCATCAGTCGCCACCATCCTGAAAAAAGACTGGGTTCTCTTATCGGCGGGTTTCATGCAGCTGCTGAAGAAGAGCCCATGGCCCTGATTGTTTTCGGGGATGGCCCCATCCGTAAGTATGTGGACTTTAAAGCGAACCAAAGCCCGCACGTTAAGCTGATGGGTTTTACCGAAAACCGGGATGAGCTGGCGAACATCCTTGCTTCGTGCGATTACTTTGTGCACGGTTCTTCAGCAGAAACCTATGGTATTGTGGTAGCCGAGGCGGTATGCAGTGGCTTGCCGGTGGTTGTTCCCCAAAGAGGGGGAGCCGGTGATATTGCCAATCCCGATATTGCTGAAACCTTTACAGCCGGAGATTCTTCATCCCTTAAAAAAGCCCTGCTGGATATTATCTCCAGAGATCGGGACGAGCTGGTTGCTGCATGTAAACTGGCGGCAAGTGAAGACATAGGAACGATGGATGACCACTTTAAACTTCTGTTTAAGAAATATGAACAATTGGTAGAACAGAAAAATACGGTTCTGTAAACGCTGAAAGTGGAATTTTTGAATTCTGTGAATTTTGATGTTATTTACACTGTTTAGAATTCAGTAGCAGACCGATATATTTCTTATCTTCAGCACGAAATTAAACTTATTTTACAGCGACCAGTTCTTAACCACGAGTTAGCGAAAATTTGATAGAAATTTAATACTGGCTATATTTCGCTGTTTATTTAGAATCTTTGTTAAGGAATTACCGAATGGCCGACCAAAAATCCAGCGCCACAAAATCAGACATTTTTTCGAAGGCTTTTAATTTCACAAAAGCGGATGAAGTCAAAGAAATGGGGCTGTATCCGTACTTTAAACCTCTCGAAGCAACGGACGGTACAATTGTTGAAATCGAAGGTAAAAAAGTAATTATGGCCGGGTCTAATAATTATTTGGGCCTCACCAACGATCAGCGCACGATTAAAGCAGCTCAGGATGCCCTCAAAAAATATGGTACAGGATGTACCGGCTCTCGCTATCTAAACGGTACACTCGACAGTCACCTCGAACTGGAGGATAAGCTAGCCAAGTTTATGGGCAAAGAAGGGTGTGTGCTTTTCAGTACCGGTTATCAAACCAATGAAGGCGCTATACAGACCATTGCCGATCGTAACGATATTATTTTCTCAGATAAAGACAACCACGCCTGTATTGTAGTGGGTACTCTTGTTTCGAACGCTAAGACCATGCGTTATAAGCATAATGACATGGATCAGCTACGAAAACTCCTTGAAAGAGCCGATCCTGACGCCGGAAAAATCATTGTAACTGATGGGGTATTTTCAATGTCAGGAACACTGGCTAAAGTACCCGAACTGGTTAAGTTGGCCAAGGAATTTAATGCCCGATTATATCTTGATGATGCTCATGCTGTTGGAGTAGTTGGAGACGGTGGAAGAGGATCAGCATCTGTATTTGGATTGACCGATGAAGTCGACTTGATTAGCGGAACATTCTCAAAATCATTTGCGTCCCTTGGAGGGTTTTTAGTAGGGGATCGTCCTGTAATTGAATACATACGTCATAAATCACCGGCGCATATATTTAGTGCATCCATGCCACCCGCTAATGTGGCAACGGTACTTAAAGTTCTGGAGATTCTTCAGGAAGAAACCTGGAGATTGGACCGTCTCGAAGAAATTGCCAATTACATGCGTAAAGAACTGCGAGGCTTAGGATTTAATGTATGGAGCAGTCAGAGTCCAATCATCCCTGTTGTAATTGGGGAAATGATGGACTGTTTCAAATTCTGGAAAGATCTGTTTGAGGAAGGCGTTTATACGAATGCGGTTGTTCCACCGGCTGTGCCACAAGGGCAGTCGCTGCTGCGAACAAGTTATATGGCAAGTCATACAGACGAACATCTCGATCAAATTCTGGAGGCATTTCGTAAAGTAGGCTTAAAACACGGCGTGATTGACAGAAATGGCCATTCAGCAACCGAATAAACCCTTAATCTTACCAAGGCTGCATGAATAGTTCCGGGGTAACCTTTGTTTCGACTAAAGAGGAAAAGAAACGGTTCACGAACTTCATATACCCTTTTTATGAAGGTGAAGAGCACTGGGTTCCCCCATTGCGTATGGATCAGAAAAAACTGATTGATACCAATAAAAATCCCTTTTTTAACAATGCTGAAATAGCTTTGTTCCTTGCTGAGAAAGATGGCAAAGACGTAGGCCGGATTGCAGCTATTATTGACCATCGTTTCAATGAATTTCACGGTACAAAAACCGGTCATTTCGGCTTCTTTGAAAGCATAAACGATCAGCACACTACAAACTTACTTTTTCGGGTAGCTGAAGACTGGCTTCGAGATAAAGGGATGAATAAAGTGGTGGGACCAGCCAGCCCGAGTATGATGGATACGATTGGCGTATTGATAGACGGTTTTGATAAAGATCCGTACATCATGATGCCTTATAACTTTTCCTATTATGATGAGCTGATTAAGAACGCCGGATTCCAAAAAGAGATGGACATGTATGCCTACATCGTGGATACGGAAACCGTGGCGGTAGAACGGATGAACAGGGCAATGGAAATTGTTAAAAAAAGGCTTCCCGATATCGAAATTCGTCCTGTGAATCTGAAGAAAATGGATTCTGAGATTAAGATTGTCCGTGAGATCTTCAACAAGGCCTGGAAAGATAACTGGGGTTTCATCCCACTAACAGAAGAAGAATTTCAGGCGGCGGGCAAAGACCTGAAAATGATTGTGGATACCGATTACGCTCACATTGCTGAGATCAAAGGTGAACCGGTAGCTTTCTCCATCGGACTTCCCAATATCAACGAGATTCTCAAAGACATGAATGGAAAGCTCTTTCCATTTGGGTTTATCAAGCTGCTGTGGGGCAAAAGCAGGGTGCAAGGACTCCGGACGGCATTAATGGGAGTTTTACCGGAATGGCAGGGCAAAGGTATCGATGCTCTTCTTCATCAGCGTTCGATCCAAAACGGGCTGGAAACCGAAGGTAAAACCATCTCTGAACTAAGCTGGATTCTGGAATCTAACCCGGAGATGATTCGCGTTGCAGAACGCATCGGCGGTACGTTGGATAAAACCTACCGGATGTATGCTAAAGAGTTGTAGCACTTCTTCATTACTTCTTAAGGCATCCCTTCTTTTTAACATCCAATTCACAACATCTACATAGTTTTTCCTTATCTTCTTAAGGCTATAAAGAAATTTTTATTTGCCCCGAACGCTTAGCGTTTTTGAATCATTTTGGGGCGTGAATTCTCAACCTTTAAAGAAGAAAGCAGAAGAATGAGTGAATATCGTATCGAGAAAGATTCAATGGGTGAAGTGAAAGTTCCAAAAGACGCTTTATATGGAGCACAAACCCAGCGTGCCCACGATAATTTTCCTATCAGCGGAATTAAATTCAGCCGTGAGTTTATTGAAGCTCTCGGGTATGTGAAGAAGTCGGCTGCGGCTGTAAATGCGGAACTGGGCCTTTTGGATAATGGAGTTGCCAAAGCAATTCAGGCTGCTTCCCAGGAAGTCATTGACGGACTGCACGACAAAGAATTTGTGATCGATATTTTTCAAACCGGCTCGGGTACTTCCACCAATATGAACTCGAATGAGGTGATTGCCCGGCGCGCCAATGAGCTGAAGAAAAACCTGGATGTGGATATTCATCCAAATGACCATATCAATTATGGTCAAAGCTCAAATGATGTAATTCCAACCACCATTCGTGTGGCCGCCGTTAAAGCGGTGAACAACAACCTGATCCCGGCACTTGAGCATCTCCACAAAACCTTTATCGAAAAAGGGAAAGAATATGCAGATGTAGTTAAAACCGGAAGAACTCACCTCATGGATGCCATGCCGGTAACCATCGAGCAGGAGTTTAGTGGCTATGCCCGACAGGTTGAGCTGGGGATTAAGCGGGTTGAATCGGCCCTGGAAAGAGTAAGCGAACTTCCGCAGGGAGGAACTGCTGTTGGAACAGGAATCAATACCCACAAAGACTTTGGGAAGAAATTCGCAGCTAAAATTTCAGAGCTGACCGGAGAGAAGTTTACCGAAGCAGAAAATCATTTTGAAGCTCAGGCAACGGTAGATGCACCTGTTGAGCTAAGCGGTCAACTAAAAACCATTGCCGTTAGCTTGATGAAAATCGGCAACGACCTGCGATGGATGAATTCTGGCCCGAACAGTGGAATCGGAGAAGTTGAGCTGGAGGCCCTTCAGCCGGGATCTTCTATTATGCCCGGAAAAGTGAATCCGGTTATTGAAGAATCTCTGACGATGGTTTGCGCTCAGGTAATTGGTAACGATGCCACGGTAACCGTAGGCGGACAGGCCGGAAACTTTGAACTAAATGTGATGCTGCCTGTAGTGGCGCATAACCTGTTGCAGTCGATAGAAATCCTTGCAAATGCGGCCCGGAATCTGGCTGACCGTTCGGTTTCAAAACTATCGGTACGTAAAGAGAATATTGCCTCGATGGTTGAGAAAAACCCAATCCTGGTTACAGCACTTAATCCAATTATTGGGTACGACAAAGCGGCCAAGATTGCTAAGAAAGCATTTGCTGAAGGCCGGGCACTCAAAGAAGTTGCCAAAGAGATGACCGACCTGTCGGATGAGGAACTGGAGAAAGCTCTTGATCCTATAAAAATGACGAAAGGCGGGTTCACGGAGTGATAGGTTTTTACGATAACCCTTCCAAGGTTATTACTATTATTTCTAATTATGGCAAAGTACTTTAACCTTGGAAGGGTTAGTTCAGTGTTTGTCGTTTGAACCCAGAATTCATTACAAATCAATAGAAAAAGAACGATAAGAGCGCTGGAGGCTGTTTCATAAAAAAGCGCTTTTCCGTATTATATCGCCCCTTTTGGAAGGGTGTTTTCCTAAATATTCAGAACTAAAATTGTATAATGGCTCAAGTAAAAGAAAAGACGACGAAGAATAAGTTTACCGCTGCTCAGAAAAAGGAAATCTTAGCCGATTTCAAGCTGGGTTGGGTAAGCCGGCATATGTCGTTAATCGGTAGAAAAGAAGTGCTCACCGGAAAAGCCAAGTTCGGGATATTTGGAGACGGTAAGGAAATCCCGCAGATCGCGATGGCCAAAGTATTTAAGAATGGAGACTTCCGGTCAGGCTACTATCGCGACCAAACCTTTATGCTTGCAATCGGAGAGGTAACCCCTCAGCAACTTTTTGCGCAACTATACGCTCACGCTGATGTGGAAGCAGATCCGAATTCTGCCGGACGGCAAATGAACTCACACTTTGCCACCCGCCTGCTGGATAAAGAAGGCAACTGGAAAGATCAAACCAAGTCAAAGAACACAGCATCCGATATTTCACCTACTGCAGGACAAATGGCCCGCTTACTGGGACTTGCCCAGGCTTCCAAAGTGTACCGCAACGAGAAAGCGCTAAAGGGCAAAGAGTGGAAGAAGTTTTCCAATAAAGGAAATGAAGTTGCATTTGGAACCATCGGGGATGCCAGTACTTCGGAAGGGGTATTCTGGGAAACTATTAACGCAGCCGGTGTGCTTCAGGTGCCGATGATTATGTCGGTTTGGGATGATGGATTTGGAATCTCGGTGGCTAAGAAATATCAGACCACAAAAGAGAATATTTCGGAAGTGCTGAAAGGATTTCAGCGCACAAAAGATGAGGACGGTTACGAAATTCTGAGGGTGAAAGCCTGGGACTACCAGGCACTGATTGAAACCTATCAGAAAGCAGAAGAGATTGCCCGGAAGGAGCATGTGCCGGTATTGATTCACGTGCAGGAAGTTACCCAGCCACAAGGGCACTCCACTTCCGGTTCGCATGAAAGATATAAGTCGGAAGAGCGACTGCAGTGGGAAGAAGAATATTGCTGCTTGGAAAAGCTGCGCCAGTGGATTTTAGATAATGGCATTGCCAAATCCGAGAAACTGGATGAGCTGGAAGATGAAGCTCAGGATGAGGTAAATGAAGCTAAAAATGCGGCATGGAAAGCCTTTTTTGAACCCATCAAACAGGAAAAGTCAACGGCTATAGAGTTGATTGACAACCTGAAAGAGGAATCAGGTGTAGAAAAGGTAGGTGAGTTTTCCAAGAAACTGAAGAACTACCCGAATGCCATTCGCAAGGATATTTTGTCAGCAGCCCGTAAATCGCTGGCGGTTACGGCCGGAAACAATTCATCTGCCCGTGAAAAGCTGGCTGAGTGGGTTAAAGAATACCGGGAAGTAAACCGGGATCGCTACAATTCTCATTTATACAGCCAAACACCAAATTCTCCGTTAAAGGTAGAAGAGATTAAGCCGGAATATCCTGAAGAGCCCAAACGAGTGGATGGCCGGATGGTTATACGTGAAAATTTTGACACCATTTTTGACAAATACCCAAATACGCTGGTATTTGGTGAGGATTCCGGAAAGCTTGGTGACGTTAATAAAGGCCTTGAAGGCATGCAGGATAAATACGGGGAAATCCGTGTGAGTGATACCGGTATCCGGGAAGCAACCATTTTAGGGCAAGGCATCGGGATGTCGATTCGCGGACTCCGCCCGATTGCTGAAATACAGTACCTGGATTACCTGTTGTACTGTTTCCAGGGAATTTCGGATGATTTGGCTACCCTTCGCTACCGAACAAAGGGCGGGCAGGCTGCTCCGTTGATTGTACGAACCCGCGGTCACCGTCTGGAAGGAATCTGGCACTCCGGTTCCCCAATGGGGATGATTACAAGCGGCGCTCGGGGTGTTCATTTATGTGTTCCCAGAAACCTGACTGAAGCGGCCGGATTCTACAATACCTTACTTCAGGGAGACGACCCTGCTATCATCGTTGAGCCTCTGAATGGCTATCGCCTCAAAGAAAATATGCCGACTAACTTAGGTGAATTTACCACACCGTTAGGCAAGCCGGAAATTATTAATGAGGGATCCGATATGACGGTTGTTTCCTATGGATCAACCTTCAACATTGTGGAAAGCATTATTCCACAGCTTGATGATGCCGGTATTTCCATCGAGCTGATTGACGTAAGAACCCTGATGCCTTTCGACCTGGATCATGTGATTGGAAAATCACTCAGCAAGACCAACCGACTGTTGATTGTGGATGAAGATGTTCCCGGTGGAGCTTCTGCCTACATCCTGCACAAAGTATTGGAAGAGCAGGGCGGCTACTTTCAGCTCGACTCAGAGCCTAAGTGCCTGACGGCCCACGATCATCGTCCGGCCTATGCTTCCGATGGTGATTATTTCAGCAAGCCCAACGCCGAGGATATCTTCGAGACCATTTACGAGATCATGCACAAAGCAGATACCGAGCGTTATCCGGCGATATATTGATCGCAGATTTACCGGATTTTCAGATTTCACAGATTCTTAATCAATAGCTAAGGCTATATCTGTGAAATCTGAAAATCCTTAACATCTGTGCTCAAATAAGCCCCCGCGCCTTCAACTCTAAATACTTATTAATGGCATTCACCGAAAGCTCTTTCGGAGGGGTTAAAATAGTTTGAATACCTCGTTGGTTCAGGGCCTTTACAATCTGTTTTTTCTCAAAGGAGAATTTCTCTGCAATCGTCTTTGTGTAAATCTGCCCGATAGTTTTAGATTCTTCATACAGCAGTTTGGTCATTTCGGTATTTTCAAAAAAGATGGTAACCAGCAAATGGTCTTTGGCAATTCGCTGCAGGTAGGGAAGCTGCCGCTCCATCGAAGAAAAGGTCTCAAAATTGGTATAAAGTAAAACAAGACTTCGCTGATTTACATGCTTTCTCAGGGAAACAACCAGCCGCTCATAATCGGATTCCATAAAGTTGGTATTCAGGTTATATAAAGCTTCCTGAATGCGCTGAATATGCGTTCGCTTTTTCTCCGGTTTTACGACTATGGAATCATCATTGGAAAAAGTAACCAAGCCGGCTTTGTCATCTTTAATGAGCGCGATATTTGAAATCACCAGGCTGGTATTGATGGCGTAATCGAGCAGGTGCAGGCCGTCGAAAGGCATCTTCATAACGCGGCCCATATCAATTACATTAATCACGTTCTGGGATCGCTCATCCTGGTACTGGTTTACCATCAGGTCGTTTGCACGGGCCGTAGCTTTCCAGTTAATGGAACGGACGTCATCGCCCCGCACATATTCCTTGATTTGGTCGAATTCCATGGTGTGGCCGACTCTGCGGATCTTCTTGATGCCAATGTCTGTCAATCGGTTTGAAATGGCGTACATCTCAAATTTACGCATCTGAATA
This genomic window contains:
- a CDS encoding alpha-ketoacid dehydrogenase subunit alpha/beta; this encodes MAQVKEKTTKNKFTAAQKKEILADFKLGWVSRHMSLIGRKEVLTGKAKFGIFGDGKEIPQIAMAKVFKNGDFRSGYYRDQTFMLAIGEVTPQQLFAQLYAHADVEADPNSAGRQMNSHFATRLLDKEGNWKDQTKSKNTASDISPTAGQMARLLGLAQASKVYRNEKALKGKEWKKFSNKGNEVAFGTIGDASTSEGVFWETINAAGVLQVPMIMSVWDDGFGISVAKKYQTTKENISEVLKGFQRTKDEDGYEILRVKAWDYQALIETYQKAEEIARKEHVPVLIHVQEVTQPQGHSTSGSHERYKSEERLQWEEEYCCLEKLRQWILDNGIAKSEKLDELEDEAQDEVNEAKNAAWKAFFEPIKQEKSTAIELIDNLKEESGVEKVGEFSKKLKNYPNAIRKDILSAARKSLAVTAGNNSSAREKLAEWVKEYREVNRDRYNSHLYSQTPNSPLKVEEIKPEYPEEPKRVDGRMVIRENFDTIFDKYPNTLVFGEDSGKLGDVNKGLEGMQDKYGEIRVSDTGIREATILGQGIGMSIRGLRPIAEIQYLDYLLYCFQGISDDLATLRYRTKGGQAAPLIVRTRGHRLEGIWHSGSPMGMITSGARGVHLCVPRNLTEAAGFYNTLLQGDDPAIIVEPLNGYRLKENMPTNLGEFTTPLGKPEIINEGSDMTVVSYGSTFNIVESIIPQLDDAGISIELIDVRTLMPFDLDHVIGKSLSKTNRLLIVDEDVPGGASAYILHKVLEEQGGYFQLDSEPKCLTAHDHRPAYASDGDYFSKPNAEDIFETIYEIMHKADTERYPAIY
- a CDS encoding aminotransferase class I/II-fold pyridoxal phosphate-dependent enzyme yields the protein MADQKSSATKSDIFSKAFNFTKADEVKEMGLYPYFKPLEATDGTIVEIEGKKVIMAGSNNYLGLTNDQRTIKAAQDALKKYGTGCTGSRYLNGTLDSHLELEDKLAKFMGKEGCVLFSTGYQTNEGAIQTIADRNDIIFSDKDNHACIVVGTLVSNAKTMRYKHNDMDQLRKLLERADPDAGKIIVTDGVFSMSGTLAKVPELVKLAKEFNARLYLDDAHAVGVVGDGGRGSASVFGLTDEVDLISGTFSKSFASLGGFLVGDRPVIEYIRHKSPAHIFSASMPPANVATVLKVLEILQEETWRLDRLEEIANYMRKELRGLGFNVWSSQSPIIPVVIGEMMDCFKFWKDLFEEGVYTNAVVPPAVPQGQSLLRTSYMASHTDEHLDQILEAFRKVGLKHGVIDRNGHSATE
- a CDS encoding class II fumarate hydratase, which codes for MSEYRIEKDSMGEVKVPKDALYGAQTQRAHDNFPISGIKFSREFIEALGYVKKSAAAVNAELGLLDNGVAKAIQAASQEVIDGLHDKEFVIDIFQTGSGTSTNMNSNEVIARRANELKKNLDVDIHPNDHINYGQSSNDVIPTTIRVAAVKAVNNNLIPALEHLHKTFIEKGKEYADVVKTGRTHLMDAMPVTIEQEFSGYARQVELGIKRVESALERVSELPQGGTAVGTGINTHKDFGKKFAAKISELTGEKFTEAENHFEAQATVDAPVELSGQLKTIAVSLMKIGNDLRWMNSGPNSGIGEVELEALQPGSSIMPGKVNPVIEESLTMVCAQVIGNDATVTVGGQAGNFELNVMLPVVAHNLLQSIEILANAARNLADRSVSKLSVRKENIASMVEKNPILVTALNPIIGYDKAAKIAKKAFAEGRALKEVAKEMTDLSDEELEKALDPIKMTKGGFTE
- a CDS encoding DUF58 domain-containing protein: MNPLNFLKQLHLSNLFFQVLAGVALTFLVGYFVPPVGAFAEILFFGFIVIFGIDLLLLFSKKEPAAGNRIVPQRLSNGDENTIRLQLTNQLNFTAQAEIIDEIPHQFQIRDFSISTSLPSGMEKEFTYELRPTERGEYDFGDINLFINSRIGFVRRKVSIAASQTVPVYPSFIQMRKFEMYAISNRLTDIGIKKIRRVGHTMEFDQIKEYVRGDDVRSINWKATARANDLMVNQYQDERSQNVINVIDMGRVMKMPFDGLHLLDYAINTSLVISNIALIKDDKAGLVTFSNDDSIVVKPEKKRTHIQRIQEALYNLNTNFMESDYERLVVSLRKHVNQRSLVLLYTNFETFSSMERQLPYLQRIAKDHLLVTIFFENTEMTKLLYEESKTIGQIYTKTIAEKFSFEKKQIVKALNQRGIQTILTPPKELSVNAINKYLELKARGLI